The Christiangramia flava JLT2011 genome has a segment encoding these proteins:
- a CDS encoding DMT family transporter: protein MLIISTSGVLGRYISLSPPVTIFFRTLVASVLFFVFLKLRKQSLKLENWADVGKVLLAGVFLCLHWVTYFYSLRLSNVAIGLLSLFTYPVITAFLEPIILKTGFRKLHLALGVLVLTGVYFLTPDIDFENSYFIAVLFGMVSAVFYSLRNIIMKPKIQKYNGSVLMLYQIATVCVCLIPAAFIADLPQVIGQWKPLLVLAILTTCIGHTLFLMSFRNFSITTASIMSSIQPVYGILLGILFLEEIPGTETIIGGTLIISAVVIESLFSFKRAA, encoded by the coding sequence GTGCTGATTATCAGTACTTCCGGGGTTTTGGGAAGGTATATCAGCTTGTCACCGCCGGTGACTATTTTTTTTCGAACACTGGTGGCCAGTGTGCTATTTTTTGTTTTTCTGAAATTGCGCAAGCAAAGCCTGAAACTGGAAAACTGGGCAGATGTTGGAAAAGTCTTGCTGGCTGGGGTCTTTCTCTGCCTGCATTGGGTGACTTATTTCTATTCCCTGAGATTGTCTAATGTGGCAATTGGATTGTTGTCATTGTTCACCTATCCCGTGATCACCGCATTTTTGGAACCCATTATTCTGAAAACCGGTTTCCGCAAACTGCACCTGGCACTTGGGGTCCTGGTTTTGACCGGAGTCTATTTTCTTACGCCCGATATCGATTTTGAAAATTCCTATTTTATCGCTGTCCTCTTCGGAATGGTTTCCGCAGTTTTTTACTCGCTTCGGAATATTATTATGAAACCGAAAATTCAGAAATACAACGGCTCGGTTTTGATGCTTTATCAGATTGCGACCGTGTGCGTTTGCCTCATTCCCGCAGCATTCATTGCTGATCTTCCGCAGGTGATAGGGCAGTGGAAGCCACTGCTGGTCCTGGCCATTTTGACCACCTGCATTGGTCACACACTTTTCCTGATGAGTTTTCGGAATTTTTCCATTACCACAGCCAGTATCATGAGCAGCATTCAGCCTGTCTACGGAATTTTGCTCGGAATATTGTTTCTGGAAGAAATTCCCGGTACCGAGACGATTATAGGCGGTACGCTGATTATTAGCGCCGTAGTGATTGAAAGTCTGTTTTCTTTTAAAAGAGCGGCCTAA
- the panB gene encoding 3-methyl-2-oxobutanoate hydroxymethyltransferase, translating into MSTAKKAYKRVTTKSLVDMKAQGEKIAMLTAYDYTMAQIVDGAGIDVILVGDSASNVMAGHETTLPITLDQMIYHASGVVRAIKRSLVVVDLPFGSYQSDPKEALRSAIRIMKESGAHAVKLEGGKEVKDSIKRILHAGIPVMGHLGLTPQSIYKFGTYTVRAKEDEEAEKLKNDAKMLEKMGCFAVVLEKVPASLAKEVAESINIPVIGIGAGNGVDGQVLVVHDLLGMTHEFNPRFLRRYADLHSEMTKAFENYRDDVKSRDFPSDQEQY; encoded by the coding sequence ATGTCAACCGCCAAGAAAGCTTATAAAAGAGTTACCACCAAATCCCTTGTAGATATGAAGGCTCAGGGAGAAAAAATTGCCATGCTGACCGCCTATGATTACACGATGGCGCAGATCGTGGACGGCGCCGGGATTGATGTGATCCTGGTTGGCGACTCTGCCAGCAATGTCATGGCGGGACATGAAACCACCCTGCCTATCACTTTAGACCAGATGATTTACCATGCTTCCGGCGTGGTACGCGCAATCAAACGTTCCCTGGTTGTGGTAGATCTGCCTTTCGGAAGCTATCAAAGCGACCCGAAAGAAGCGCTGCGTTCGGCTATCAGGATCATGAAGGAAAGTGGTGCCCATGCGGTGAAACTGGAGGGCGGTAAAGAAGTGAAAGATTCGATTAAAAGAATTTTACATGCCGGGATTCCTGTAATGGGACATTTAGGCCTTACCCCGCAATCTATTTACAAATTCGGGACTTATACCGTTCGCGCGAAAGAAGACGAAGAAGCTGAAAAACTGAAGAACGATGCGAAAATGCTGGAAAAAATGGGTTGTTTTGCAGTTGTCCTGGAAAAAGTTCCCGCCAGCCTGGCAAAAGAAGTCGCGGAGAGCATCAATATCCCCGTGATTGGTATTGGGGCTGGAAATGGCGTTGACGGGCAGGTTCTCGTCGTGCACGACCTTTTGGGGATGACGCACGAATTCAACCCAAGATTTCTTAGGCGTTACGCTGATCTCCATTCGGAAATGACCAAAGCTTTCGAAAATTATCGCGATGATGTGAAAAGCCGGGATTTCCCATCAGATCAGGAACAATATTGA
- the ypfJ gene encoding KPN_02809 family neutral zinc metallopeptidase, with translation MKWKGRRQSSNVEDRRGMSGRGKLVAGGGIIGLIFVIAQFVLSDGDVSVLEQLQDPGTSQTEQRELTAEEKELGDFTEVVLADTEDVWNEIFASQNMTYNEPGMVLFSDAVRTGCGNASAATGPFYCPADQKVYMDLTFFEELRTRFGAKGGDFAIAYVIAHEVGHHVQNVLGTASEVRRLQQQSSQTEANELSVAMELQADFYAGIWAHYNQEYLQEGDIEEALSAANAVGDDAIQRRVSGNVNPDSFTHGTSKQRMEWFMKGYRSGDMNQRDTFSALLH, from the coding sequence ATGAAATGGAAAGGTAGAAGACAAAGTTCAAACGTAGAAGATCGGCGCGGGATGTCTGGTCGCGGAAAACTAGTTGCCGGCGGTGGAATCATTGGCCTGATCTTCGTTATTGCGCAGTTTGTGCTGAGCGACGGTGATGTATCAGTACTGGAACAGCTCCAGGACCCCGGAACCAGCCAAACAGAGCAGCGTGAACTTACTGCGGAAGAAAAAGAGCTGGGCGATTTTACAGAAGTAGTTCTTGCCGATACGGAAGATGTTTGGAACGAGATCTTTGCCTCCCAGAATATGACCTACAACGAACCAGGAATGGTGCTTTTTTCGGATGCTGTGCGCACCGGCTGCGGAAACGCTTCAGCCGCCACCGGCCCTTTCTATTGTCCTGCCGATCAGAAAGTGTATATGGACCTCACTTTTTTTGAAGAACTACGCACCCGTTTCGGAGCAAAAGGCGGGGATTTTGCAATTGCCTACGTGATCGCTCATGAGGTTGGGCATCATGTTCAGAATGTGCTGGGAACCGCCAGCGAAGTACGAAGATTGCAACAGCAAAGCAGCCAGACTGAAGCCAATGAACTCTCTGTTGCGATGGAACTTCAGGCCGATTTTTATGCCGGTATCTGGGCGCACTACAACCAGGAATATTTGCAGGAAGGCGATATCGAGGAAGCACTAAGCGCCGCGAATGCCGTTGGTGATGACGCCATCCAGCGCAGGGTTTCAGGAAATGTCAACCCCGACTCCTTTACGCATGGAACTTCCAAACAACGCATGGAGTGGTTTATGAAAGGATACCGATCTGGAGATATGAACCAGCGGGATACGTTCAGCGCATTGCTTCATTAG
- a CDS encoding RluA family pseudouridine synthase has product MNSENAHSNKDNLQVLYEDNHIIVVNKRPGDIVQGDKTGDKPLSEVVKSFLKEKYNKPGNVYLGVVHRLDRPTSGIVLFSKTSKALPRLNKLFQQKDAKKTYWAIVKNRPPQEQDRLVHYMKRNSKQNKSYAHIKEVPDSKKAILHYQLIQELDNYFVLRIDLETGRHHQIRSQLSAIGCPIKGDLKYGFDRSNKDASIHLHARELQFIHPVKNELVHVIAPAPDDSLWNAIK; this is encoded by the coding sequence TTGAACTCCGAAAACGCACATTCCAATAAAGATAATCTTCAGGTTCTTTACGAAGATAATCATATCATTGTGGTGAACAAGCGCCCAGGCGATATCGTTCAGGGTGATAAAACAGGTGACAAACCGCTCAGCGAGGTGGTGAAATCATTTCTAAAGGAAAAATATAACAAGCCCGGAAACGTGTATTTAGGTGTGGTTCACAGGCTGGATCGCCCCACGAGCGGTATTGTGCTTTTCAGCAAAACTTCGAAAGCTCTGCCTCGGCTGAATAAACTTTTTCAGCAGAAAGACGCCAAAAAGACCTACTGGGCGATCGTAAAGAACAGGCCGCCTCAAGAGCAGGACCGTTTGGTTCATTACATGAAGCGAAACTCGAAGCAAAATAAATCGTACGCCCATATTAAAGAGGTTCCCGATAGTAAAAAAGCCATTTTGCATTACCAGCTCATCCAGGAACTGGACAATTATTTTGTACTTAGGATCGACCTGGAAACCGGCCGGCATCACCAGATCCGTAGTCAGCTTTCGGCAATTGGCTGCCCTATTAAGGGCGACCTTAAATACGGTTTTGACCGAAGCAACAAAGATGCGAGCATTCACCTGCATGCCCGGGAATTACAGTTCATTCATCCGGTAAAAAATGAACTGGTGCATGTCATTGCACCCGCTCCAGACGACAGCCTTTGGAATGCAATAAAATAA